The proteins below come from a single Danio aesculapii chromosome 25, fDanAes4.1, whole genome shotgun sequence genomic window:
- the nedd1 gene encoding protein NEDD1 produces the protein MEDVTRLVSSGDCLKIWDSSSMTVVEQFNPHSATHPVAQVCWSSSNQYVVSASSIGDKLVVSSLKSSPVPVMELGEGKKQTRVSLNSTSQFLVSGGLDNTVNIWDLKTKRLHRSLKDHKEEVTCVSFNGGDSYIASGSTSGEIILHSITTNLSSKPFGHGPNVPVHDLRYSLVKRSLLGTVSDSGSVALWDANTQKELHLFEGAHKAPCSGLAFSPANDLLFVTVGLDKKIVCYDTSSKIVFRNKQVESPLTAIDFTPDGAGLVVGSTQGRIYLYDLRNLSAPVKINTAHKTSVTCIRFQNSTSKLKSTKSSSKSSQSNKRISVKLGSSQQTGPSTPTSTVPPIVSGSEFPGDGQAQVTGPSAEVFSREAEVQLSQDQMPNVEKFSSIGRNSLNLDIFSPLNDGFKSHGFADTSRNGGSIDVFSREAEGQQTADRIRVGRNSLDIFSPVREDYKGHRLSDVSSGKKEFEYLPHFPGGSSQRKTPLGTPASRCYSPSVVQTPPIKEEESTTTPPHQTDVQNGTKVEKSNGVRQEYDAITTPPAAQSTRIQSVQPQFNTPEPCQRRDLSTQLTYDSPVSRAPAPPPPAAAAAAAAPAAAVDSAPLTSVQMNFVRNMIHEALEDFRDTCHRDIINLQVEMVRQFYIQLNEIHGLIEKYSVNDSLVEEIERLKEENKRLRANY, from the exons ATCAGTATGTGGTCAGTGCCAGCAGTATAGGAGACAAACTGGTGGTGTCCAGTCTCAAGTCCTCTCCTGTTCCAGTCATGGAGCTCGGAGAAGGG aaaaagcAAACCCGTGTCAGTCTGAACTCCACGTCACAGTTCCTGGTCAGTGGTGGACTGGATAACACTGTTAATATCTGGGACCTCAAGACAAAACGACTGCACCGAAGCCTTAAG GATCACAAGGAGGAGGTGACGTGTGTGTCTTTTAATGGTGGAGACAGCTACATCGCATCAGGCTCCACTAGCGGAGAAATCATCCTCCACAGCATCACAACCAACCTGTCCAGCAAACCTTTCGGCCACGGGCCAAATGTG CCTGTTCATGATCTGAGGTACTCCCTGGTGAAACGCTCTCTGCTGGGCACGGTGTCTGACAGTGGATCTGTGGCCCTCTGGGATGCCAACACTCAGAAGGAGCTGCACTTGTTTGAGGGGGCGCACAAAGCCCCCTGTTCAGGGCTGGCCTTCTCCCCAGCCAATGATTTACTCTTCGTTACTGTAGGCCTGGACAAGAAGATCGTCTGCTATGACACCTCCAGCAAAAT AGTGTTCCGTAATAAGCAGGTGGAGTCTCCGCTCACAGCTATTGATTTTACTCCTGATGGAGCTGGACTGGTCGTGGGCTCAACGCAGGGCCGAATCTACCTGTATGACCTGAGAAACCTCAGTGCACCGGTCAAAATCAACACTGCTCACAAGACCTCAGTGACCTGCATTCGCTTCCAGAACTCCACCTCCAAGTTAAAG TCCACCAAATCATCCAGCAAATCTTCTCAATCAAATAAAAGGATCTCAGTCAAGCTGGGCAGCAGTCAGCAGACGGGACCCTCCACCCCAACATCTACTGTCCCTCCAATTGTTTCCGGATCTGAATTTCCTGGAGACGGTCAAGCCCAAGTCACAG GTCCGTCTGCTGAGGTGTTTTCTCGAGAGGCAGAGGTTCAGCTCAGTCAAGATCAGATGCCCAATGTTGAGAAATTCAGCAGCATCGGACGAAATAGTTTAAACCTGGACATTTTCTCCCCTCTTAATGATG GTTTTAAATCACATGGCTTTGCTGATACTTCAAGAAATG GCGGCAGTATAGATGTTTTCTCAAGGGAAGCAGAAGGACAGCAGACCGCTGACCGCATCAGAGTCGGCAGAAACAGCCTGGACATCTTTTCACCTGTACGAGAAG ATTACAAAGGGCACAGACTGAGTGATGTATCAAGTGGAAAGAAAG AATTTGAATATCTACCTCATTTCCCCGGCGGCTCATCCCAGAGGAAGACTCCATTGGGCACTCCTGCCAGCCGCTGCTACAGTCCATCTGTGGTGCAGACTCCACCAATCAAAGAAGAGGAGTCCACCACTACCCCTCCACACCAGACTGATGTCCAGAATGGCACCAAG GTGGAGAAGAGTAACGGTGTGCGGCAGGAGTATGATGCCATCACCACACCGCCTGCAGCTCAGAGCACGCGAATTCAGTCCGTTCAGCCTCAGTTCAACACACCGGAGCCCTGTCAGAGGAGAGATCTGTCCACACAGCTCACATATGACTCCCCCGTCAGCAGAGCTCCTGCTCCTCCTCCccccgctgctgctgctgctgctgctg CTCCAGCCGCAGCAGTGGATTCTGCTCCACTCACTTCTGTTCAGATGAACTTTGTCCGTAATATGATCCATGAGGCATTGGAGGACTTCAG AGACACGTGTCATCGAGACATCATCAATCTACAGGTGGAGATGGTTCGCCAGTTCTACATCCAGCTG AATGAAATCCACGGTCTGATCGAGAAATACTCTGTCAACGACTCACTCGTCGAAGAAATTGAAAGACTGAAAGAGGAAAACAAACGACTACGAGCCAATTATTAA